Proteins from a genomic interval of Schaalia odontolytica:
- the trxB gene encoding thioredoxin-disulfide reductase has protein sequence MSFVTIPGLVTAESADSTAEAAAVEVPSTEVPEGATVHEVVIVGSGPAGYTAAVYTARAGLAPLVLAGQLAAGGALMNTTEVENFPGFPEGIQGPELMDNMRAQAERFGADIRYEDVLAVNLEGPVKAVATEDEVFYARAVILATGSEYRHMNVPGEEEFSGRGVSYCATCDGFFFKDRRLAVIGGGDSAMEEATFLTNFASEVVVVHRRDELRASRVMAERALNNPKISFEWNATVAEVLGEESVTGLRLASTVDGSTREIDVDGVFVAIGHLPRTAFLGGQVALDEAGYITVDEPSTRTSVEGVFACGDAVDHTYRQAITAAGSGCRAALDAERWLASVGDRA, from the coding sequence ATGTCTTTTGTGACGATTCCCGGCCTGGTGACGGCCGAGAGCGCCGATTCCACCGCCGAGGCCGCCGCGGTTGAGGTCCCGTCTACCGAGGTTCCCGAGGGCGCGACCGTCCACGAGGTCGTCATCGTCGGGTCGGGTCCCGCCGGTTACACGGCGGCCGTCTACACGGCGCGCGCGGGCCTGGCCCCTCTCGTCTTGGCCGGTCAGCTGGCAGCCGGTGGCGCCCTGATGAACACCACGGAGGTCGAGAACTTCCCGGGCTTCCCCGAGGGCATTCAGGGACCGGAGCTCATGGACAACATGCGTGCGCAGGCGGAGAGGTTCGGGGCCGACATTCGGTACGAGGACGTTCTCGCCGTCAATCTGGAGGGCCCCGTCAAGGCGGTGGCCACCGAGGACGAGGTCTTCTACGCTCGTGCGGTCATCCTGGCGACCGGCTCGGAGTACCGCCACATGAACGTCCCCGGCGAGGAGGAGTTCTCCGGGCGCGGGGTTTCGTACTGCGCGACCTGCGACGGTTTCTTCTTCAAGGACCGGCGACTGGCCGTCATCGGAGGCGGAGACTCGGCGATGGAGGAGGCCACGTTCCTCACGAACTTCGCCTCCGAGGTCGTCGTGGTGCACCGCCGCGATGAGCTGCGTGCCTCCCGCGTCATGGCCGAACGCGCGCTGAATAACCCGAAGATTTCCTTCGAATGGAACGCAACCGTGGCCGAGGTGCTGGGCGAGGAGTCCGTGACGGGCCTGCGGCTGGCTTCGACCGTCGACGGTTCGACGCGCGAGATCGACGTGGATGGCGTGTTTGTGGCTATCGGCCATCTGCCGCGCACGGCCTTCCTGGGCGGCCAGGTGGCCCTCGACGAGGCCGGCTACATCACGGTCGACGAGCCGTCGACACGCACGTCGGTTGAGGGTGTCTTCGCCTGCGGTGACGCCGTGGACCACACGTATCGTCAGGCCATCACGGCAGCCGGCTCGGGGTGTCGCGCGGCTCTGGACGCCGAACGCTGGCTCGCCTCCGTGGGCGACCGGGCGTGA
- a CDS encoding lipid II flippase MurJ — MSSNTPRRSILRASALMASGTMVSRILGFVRNAMLIAAVGATAGGVGAAFQTANTLPNTVFNLLASGIFDAVLVPQIVGAIKRRNDGDTYVNRLLTLAGTVLFLVTFVTMVLAPVLVMITAAGYTDDIRHLAILFALLCLPQLFFYGLYNLLGELLNAREIFGPYMWAPVVNNVVGIAGLGVFLAIWGGAPAGGIPAADVTGAQFWVLAGSATLGVICQALCLLWPMRRAGVSFTPDFHFRGTSFGSMPKVAGWTFATLGVSQVGVLSTNNLAAMADGFIGRNGAQGGVVGILAYSTAFMIFMVPQSLITVSLTTAIFTRMAGAVADGDDRAVADSYHLGVRTITSLTLVAAAILMAGSVPMMEIAMAAKGGDPQAVTAYALVLASLMPGVASTGMVLMSQRVFFAYEDVKPVFLMGIGPTIIQVIVGWSLFALTGERWWVVAAALGETACRLTQGVIAVVWVSRENRFVDRAGLLRSYASYVGAAVAAGIVGFAALWLLGVHTGVDSTLARMILAAIKLAVVSLVTGLVYLLVLRFAAPRESATMMRPLLARLRVPAAVVNILTASCAPAQDATAIMAAHTPKETEETMAPAPERTGEEKDLPSFDEVLSAQPIPQPSPSEASTGGASAHTPPIPAPDEPFASDAREEGAGAQIPASLAEYGIEPIEASSDEALVHATAFPIAPPPTQPAASGYERGGEVNPEDYPHPTPREDAPSTHQIPRVRPLREAPIPAPPSDGPTEVMAPVAPAASAAAATSPEPHQAPSTGASQLIDPTRPALIFGVVLFLIGAIWGPWMATRPVTDLDLTQSLLAGTSTQQSDDEPAPNLTTTPPPEATVTPVISSVQVLSWNNDDGDHPDRAINMIDANPSTSWSSRWFDMNQFRDETAVTIVVKLQKKATVSSVTLTMDPATSGGEIVVRNVTDPSNPRGGTEVATSALSPTTTIKLPTPIETDSIALQFRSMPKGQDGRNWAWISELTVE, encoded by the coding sequence ATGAGCTCGAACACGCCTCGTCGATCGATCCTGAGGGCGTCGGCGCTCATGGCATCGGGCACCATGGTGTCACGCATCCTCGGCTTCGTGCGCAACGCCATGCTCATCGCGGCGGTGGGAGCCACCGCCGGCGGCGTGGGCGCCGCCTTCCAGACCGCCAACACCCTGCCCAACACCGTCTTCAATCTCCTCGCCTCGGGTATCTTCGACGCGGTCCTGGTCCCCCAGATTGTGGGGGCCATCAAGCGTCGCAATGATGGCGACACCTACGTCAATCGCCTGCTGACGCTGGCCGGAACGGTCCTGTTCCTCGTGACCTTCGTGACGATGGTGCTCGCACCCGTTCTGGTCATGATCACAGCGGCGGGATACACCGACGACATCCGTCATCTGGCGATCCTCTTCGCCCTCCTGTGCCTGCCTCAGCTCTTCTTCTACGGGTTGTACAACCTGCTGGGCGAGCTTCTCAACGCCCGGGAGATCTTTGGTCCCTACATGTGGGCACCGGTCGTCAACAACGTCGTGGGCATCGCCGGACTCGGGGTGTTTCTCGCGATCTGGGGAGGAGCCCCGGCGGGTGGCATCCCCGCCGCCGACGTGACGGGCGCGCAGTTCTGGGTCCTCGCCGGTTCGGCGACGCTGGGCGTCATCTGTCAGGCGCTGTGCCTGCTGTGGCCGATGAGGCGCGCGGGCGTGTCTTTCACGCCGGACTTCCACTTCCGCGGCACCTCCTTCGGGTCAATGCCGAAGGTCGCGGGCTGGACGTTCGCCACGCTCGGCGTCTCTCAGGTCGGCGTCCTGTCAACGAACAACCTGGCCGCCATGGCGGACGGCTTCATCGGCCGCAACGGTGCCCAGGGGGGAGTCGTGGGCATCCTCGCCTACTCGACCGCGTTCATGATCTTCATGGTTCCCCAGTCCCTCATCACGGTCTCGCTGACGACGGCGATCTTCACCCGCATGGCCGGTGCCGTCGCCGACGGGGACGACCGCGCGGTGGCCGACAGCTACCACCTGGGCGTGCGCACGATCACCTCCCTGACGCTCGTGGCGGCCGCCATTTTGATGGCCGGTTCGGTGCCGATGATGGAGATCGCAATGGCCGCCAAGGGCGGCGATCCCCAGGCGGTCACGGCCTACGCCCTCGTCCTCGCCTCCCTCATGCCGGGCGTCGCGTCGACCGGCATGGTTCTCATGAGCCAGCGCGTCTTCTTCGCCTACGAGGACGTCAAGCCCGTGTTCCTCATGGGCATCGGGCCAACGATCATCCAGGTCATCGTCGGCTGGTCGCTCTTCGCCCTGACCGGTGAGCGCTGGTGGGTCGTTGCCGCCGCGCTCGGCGAGACCGCCTGCCGACTCACCCAGGGCGTCATCGCCGTCGTGTGGGTCTCGCGCGAGAACCGCTTTGTTGACCGCGCGGGACTTCTGCGCTCCTACGCTTCCTATGTGGGTGCGGCCGTGGCCGCCGGGATCGTCGGCTTCGCTGCGCTGTGGCTTCTCGGGGTTCACACCGGTGTCGACTCGACACTGGCACGCATGATTCTCGCAGCAATCAAGCTCGCCGTTGTTTCGCTCGTCACCGGCCTCGTGTACCTGCTCGTCCTGCGGTTCGCCGCCCCGCGCGAGTCCGCGACGATGATGCGTCCCCTCCTGGCGCGCCTGCGCGTGCCAGCCGCTGTGGTGAACATCCTGACAGCCTCTTGCGCGCCAGCCCAGGACGCAACTGCGATAATGGCGGCACACACACCCAAGGAGACGGAGGAAACAATGGCCCCCGCGCCCGAACGTACCGGCGAGGAGAAGGACCTGCCCTCCTTCGACGAGGTGCTCTCCGCTCAACCCATTCCGCAGCCGTCACCGTCGGAGGCCTCGACGGGTGGGGCATCTGCGCATACTCCCCCGATCCCGGCTCCCGACGAGCCATTCGCTTCCGACGCGCGCGAGGAAGGCGCGGGCGCGCAGATCCCCGCCTCGCTCGCCGAGTACGGCATCGAGCCCATCGAGGCCTCGTCGGACGAAGCGCTCGTTCACGCGACGGCCTTCCCCATCGCTCCCCCTCCGACGCAGCCCGCGGCCAGCGGATACGAGCGCGGCGGCGAGGTCAATCCCGAGGACTATCCTCACCCGACTCCCCGGGAGGACGCCCCCTCGACCCACCAGATCCCGCGCGTGCGTCCGCTGCGCGAGGCTCCCATTCCCGCCCCGCCCAGCGATGGGCCGACCGAGGTCATGGCTCCCGTCGCCCCCGCTGCCAGCGCCGCGGCGGCCACCTCTCCGGAGCCACACCAGGCTCCCTCGACCGGTGCGTCACAGCTCATTGACCCGACGCGACCCGCACTCATTTTCGGTGTCGTCCTGTTCCTGATCGGCGCGATCTGGGGTCCGTGGATGGCCACGCGCCCGGTCACCGACCTGGATCTCACCCAGTCGCTTCTCGCGGGCACCTCCACGCAGCAGTCCGACGACGAACCGGCTCCCAACCTGACGACGACCCCTCCGCCGGAGGCGACCGTCACGCCGGTGATCTCCTCGGTTCAGGTCCTGTCGTGGAACAACGACGACGGCGATCACCCGGATCGGGCCATCAACATGATCGACGCCAACCCGTCGACGTCGTGGAGTTCGCGCTGGTTCGACATGAATCAGTTCCGTGACGAGACCGCGGTGACGATTGTCGTGAAGCTACAGAAGAAGGCGACCGTGTCGTCGGTGACCCTCACCATGGACCCGGCCACGTCCGGCGGCGAGATCGTGGTGCGCAACGTCACGGACCCGTCCAACCCTCGCGGCGGAACAGAAGTGGCGACGTCCGCGTTGTCCCCAACGACGACGATCAAGCTGCCCACGCCGATCGAGACTGACTCGATCGCCCTGCAGTTCCGTTCGATGCCCAAGGGCCAGGACGGGCGCAACTGGGCGTGGATCTCCGAGCTTACAGTTGAGTAA
- a CDS encoding DUF6049 family protein has product MAVTRRAAWLAALCAVVALPFGLGIDEAGAAPVPASASGSSESRPAVMGPASTESGLSVSIDSLSPRIITNESELVVSGTVRNASPTTLASVSLEVFVTNETPISVAALTTALTEDEPDATHAASTSLSNVARGATVAFEIRIPTSALPLTDTEEWGPRVTTVTATSGEYSGKDRSIIVWDSGTQVSASRITTLVPWTSASASQDQAERSAVLTLAATAGVTLAVDPLLIPRGPQPTASPSPSPAPEPGQSGQSGDDTQSDSPTASPSATPSPTPTPAPTATDPAVRSRDLQSEAFVSAFMSAATEVVALPEGDADLGALALSSNSDFWARATHSIGSFPATPREAGWVAPTPSASAPTPSASAPTPSASTTPSPDSPSPSASPAPAGSGQSGATTTTPDEGPTILRDVAWPADATFGTALLANFASPDQLTIAPASALAPADEVPFTSFARVNVDPSSGETTTDGTGARVLAQQGDIASILSWNATGGDELDAEQALTAITAIIARERPSSSRTVFAAAARGTAVNERLTHRVNALFSPRWVSALSFTDMASSEPTDVERVTVTAGTLEADTSTAIDAMASSLERLAPLARATDDPDAVYDSVTPQLLPSLSAELSASKQLEAATALTSQVTNLLSSVTVEPSSAVNLINKSANFPVLVRNKLPWPIRVDVTLIPDDPRLRATPALSQVLAARGATTVEVPVGAIGSGDIKVTYKVTTPDNVVLDDSQTVTVRMRAGWEDAITAVIASLFGLLFLAGITRSLRNRAARRAQARSAESAPTATANESATATDKETP; this is encoded by the coding sequence ATGGCCGTGACTAGGCGGGCGGCATGGCTTGCCGCCCTGTGCGCGGTCGTTGCCCTTCCCTTCGGTCTCGGTATCGACGAGGCCGGGGCCGCCCCGGTGCCCGCTTCGGCGTCGGGGTCGAGCGAGTCACGTCCGGCCGTCATGGGCCCGGCGTCCACGGAGTCGGGACTATCCGTTTCGATCGACTCTCTCTCTCCGAGAATCATCACGAACGAGAGCGAGCTAGTCGTCTCCGGCACCGTACGCAACGCGTCCCCAACGACGCTCGCGTCCGTGTCCCTCGAGGTCTTTGTGACCAACGAGACGCCCATCTCCGTCGCCGCGCTGACGACCGCGCTGACCGAGGATGAACCCGACGCCACGCACGCGGCCTCGACATCGCTGTCCAACGTGGCCAGGGGCGCCACCGTCGCCTTCGAGATCCGCATACCCACCTCCGCGCTGCCGCTGACCGACACCGAGGAGTGGGGGCCTCGAGTGACCACCGTGACCGCCACCTCCGGCGAGTACTCGGGCAAGGACCGTTCCATCATCGTGTGGGATTCGGGGACGCAAGTCTCCGCGTCACGCATCACCACGCTCGTCCCGTGGACGTCGGCCAGCGCCTCTCAGGACCAAGCCGAGCGCTCGGCGGTGCTCACTCTTGCCGCAACCGCGGGCGTGACTCTTGCCGTCGATCCGCTCCTGATTCCGCGCGGCCCGCAGCCCACGGCCTCGCCGAGCCCGTCTCCCGCGCCCGAGCCGGGCCAGTCTGGCCAATCGGGGGACGACACGCAGTCCGACTCGCCGACGGCCTCGCCGAGCGCCACGCCCTCCCCCACGCCGACGCCCGCGCCCACCGCGACGGATCCAGCGGTACGCTCACGCGACCTCCAGTCGGAGGCCTTCGTGTCGGCCTTCATGTCGGCCGCGACGGAGGTCGTCGCCTTGCCCGAGGGCGACGCCGACCTCGGCGCCCTCGCCCTGTCGAGCAACTCCGACTTCTGGGCGCGCGCAACTCACTCGATCGGAAGCTTCCCCGCGACGCCTCGCGAGGCCGGCTGGGTGGCCCCCACGCCCTCCGCTTCCGCCCCCACGCCCTCCGCTTCCGCCCCCACGCCCTCCGCTTCCACCACCCCATCGCCCGACTCGCCGTCGCCGAGTGCGAGCCCCGCCCCTGCGGGGAGCGGTCAGAGCGGAGCAACGACGACGACACCCGACGAAGGGCCGACGATTCTGCGCGACGTTGCCTGGCCGGCGGACGCCACCTTCGGCACCGCGCTGCTGGCCAACTTCGCCTCCCCCGACCAGCTGACGATCGCCCCCGCCTCGGCCCTCGCTCCGGCCGACGAAGTTCCCTTCACCTCCTTCGCGCGCGTCAATGTCGATCCGTCAAGTGGCGAAACAACGACGGACGGCACGGGGGCACGGGTCCTCGCCCAGCAGGGGGACATCGCGTCTATCCTGTCCTGGAACGCCACGGGAGGCGACGAACTGGACGCCGAGCAGGCCCTCACCGCCATCACGGCGATCATCGCACGCGAGCGGCCCTCCTCCTCGCGCACTGTCTTCGCGGCCGCCGCCCGGGGCACCGCCGTCAACGAGCGACTGACCCACCGCGTCAACGCGCTCTTCTCCCCGCGCTGGGTGAGCGCTCTGTCCTTCACCGACATGGCATCGAGCGAACCCACCGACGTTGAGCGCGTGACCGTCACGGCGGGCACCCTCGAAGCCGACACGTCCACCGCCATCGACGCGATGGCCTCCTCTCTCGAGCGGCTCGCCCCCCTTGCACGCGCAACCGACGACCCCGATGCCGTCTACGACTCCGTCACGCCGCAGCTCCTGCCGTCCCTGTCGGCCGAGCTCTCCGCCTCCAAGCAGCTGGAAGCGGCTACGGCCTTGACCTCCCAGGTCACGAATCTGCTGTCTTCTGTCACCGTCGAACCCTCCTCGGCCGTCAACCTCATCAACAAGTCGGCCAACTTCCCCGTGCTGGTGCGCAACAAGCTTCCCTGGCCGATCCGCGTCGACGTCACGTTGATCCCCGACGACCCGAGGCTTCGCGCGACGCCGGCCCTCTCCCAGGTTCTCGCCGCCCGAGGCGCCACCACGGTCGAAGTTCCCGTCGGAGCGATCGGCAGTGGCGACATCAAGGTGACCTACAAGGTCACCACACCCGACAACGTCGTCCTTGACGACTCCCAAACCGTCACCGTTCGCATGCGAGCCGGCTGGGAGGATGCGATCACAGCGGTCATCGCCTCGCTCTTCGGCCTTCTCTTCCTCGCGGGAATCACGCGTTCTCTGCGCAACAGGGCGGCGAGGAGGGCGCAGGCGCGGAGCGCCGAGAGCGCACCAACGGCCACGGCCAACGAATCAGCGACCGCCACGGACAAGGAGACACCATGA